The following DNA comes from Amycolatopsis albispora.
TCCATCGACAGGCGGCCGTAACCGCAGACGGCGAGCTCATCCAGGACGGCATCGGTGATGGCCGAAGTGATCCGGGGCTGGAGCACGGCCGCGCCGGTCGGAGTGCGACGAGTGGTCATGCCCCACAGCATACGACTGGACGGGACGGACCCGTCCCGCGTAGGGTTGTGGACGGGACGGTGCCGTATCGTCCATTCGTCGACTTGCAGGAGTTGTAGTGCCTAGAACCGCCCGTGACCTGGTAGAAGAGGGTCTGCGCCGAATCCTGGTGCAGGATATGACCGGCTTCGCCGACCTTTGGGCAGCTGACGGAGTCCTCGAGTTCCCCTTCGCCTCCGCTGAATATCCAAGCCGCCTCGACGGCCGCGACGCCGTGCGCGAGTACCTGCGCGACTACAACAACTACCTCGCTCCGGAGCGCGTGGTAGCTCGTGAGATCCACGAAGTGGCCGACGCCGATCGGGTCGTCGCGGAGTTCGAGGTGGCCGGGACGATCGTGGCCAGCGGGCAGCCCTACCGCATGCGCTACATCGCGGTCATCACCGCGAAAGACGGGGAAATTGCGCACTACCGCGACTACTGGAGCCCGCTGGCCGCTGCCGAAGCGATGGGTGGCGCCGGCGAGCTCATGTCGTTCGCCAACTCCACGACATCGACGACATGACGACGCTGGTCATCGGCGGAACCGGCACAACCGGCAGCCGGGTTGCCGCCCTGGTCGGTTCGTCCGCCCGTGTCGCCACCCGCAAGCCGGCTCTGGCCGGTCAGACTCGTTTTGACTGGAGGGAACCGGAAACCTACGGTCCGGCATTGGCCGACGTCGACCGGATCTACCTGGTGCCTCCCATCGGCGTGGCCGACCCGGTGCCGATCGTCGAACCGTTCCTGGCCGAGGCCCGGGACCACGGTGTACGCCGGGTCGTACTGCTGAGTTCGTCGGCGATCACCGAGGACACTCCCCAACTGGGCGAACTCCAGCGCCTGGTGCGGGTGGGGTTTCCGGAATGGACGGTGTTGCGGCCGTCCTGGTTCATGCAGAACTTCTCCGGCGAGCACGCCGTCGCGCGGAGCATTCGGTCGACGGGCGAGATCGTCACCGCGACCGGCTCGGGTCGTGTCGCCTTTGTCGACGCCGACGACATCGCCGCGGTCGCCGTCCGCGCTCTGCTCGATCCGTTGCCGCACAACACCGACCATGTGATCACCGGCCCGCAGGCACTGAGCTACGCCGACGCGGCGAGCATCATCAGCGAGGTCACCGGCAAGCCGGTACGCCATCGTCCCGTCACCACCGGCGAATTCGCCGCGCTGCTGACCGCGACCGGGCTGCCCTCGGAGTTCGCCGATGTACTCGCAGCGCTCGACGAGCAGATTCGCCACGGTGCCGAGGACCGTGTCACCACCACCGTCGACGAGGTGACCGGGCGTCCCGCCCGCACGTTCGCCGAGTTCGCCGCCGCACATCGGGACAGTTGGCGATAATCCGGGGGAAGTTGGCGATTCAGCCGGTGTCGGGCGCGCCTGGGCCGGATTAACGTCCGGCACGTGCTCATCATCGCCCCGATCCTGGTCGGGATCGCCTACGTCTGCCTCAATTCGTTCATCCGTGAACCGCACAACCGTCGCCGGTTCAACGCGGTGATGGTCGCGGGCGCCGGAGCCGCCTACCTCAGCAGCGGCGGCTTCGGCCCGTGGGAACTCGCGTTCGCGGCCGTGGTCACCTACGTCGCCTACCGCGGGCTCGATTCGTGGACCTTCATCGGCATCGGCTGGCTGCTCCACACGGCGTGGGATGCCTTGCACCACTGGAAAGGCGCCCCGATTCTGCCGTTCGCCGAGCATTCCTCCCTCGGTTGCGCCATCTGCGATCCGGTGATCGCCGTCTGGTGCTTCCTGGGTGGCCCGTCGGTGCATGAACTGAAGGCCGGGCACCGCTCCTCGATTTGAGGAATACGGTGCCCGGCCCAACTTCACCACGTCACTGGCGAACTCGCTTCCGAACACCCTGTGCGGCA
Coding sequences within:
- a CDS encoding NmrA family NAD(P)-binding protein → MTTLVIGGTGTTGSRVAALVGSSARVATRKPALAGQTRFDWREPETYGPALADVDRIYLVPPIGVADPVPIVEPFLAEARDHGVRRVVLLSSSAITEDTPQLGELQRLVRVGFPEWTVLRPSWFMQNFSGEHAVARSIRSTGEIVTATGSGRVAFVDADDIAAVAVRALLDPLPHNTDHVITGPQALSYADAASIISEVTGKPVRHRPVTTGEFAALLTATGLPSEFADVLAALDEQIRHGAEDRVTTTVDEVTGRPARTFAEFAAAHRDSWR
- a CDS encoding nuclear transport factor 2 family protein — protein: MPRTARDLVEEGLRRILVQDMTGFADLWAADGVLEFPFASAEYPSRLDGRDAVREYLRDYNNYLAPERVVAREIHEVADADRVVAEFEVAGTIVASGQPYRMRYIAVITAKDGEIAHYRDYWSPLAAAEAMGGAGELMSFANSTTSTT
- a CDS encoding DUF6010 family protein, whose protein sequence is MLIIAPILVGIAYVCLNSFIREPHNRRRFNAVMVAGAGAAYLSSGGFGPWELAFAAVVTYVAYRGLDSWTFIGIGWLLHTAWDALHHWKGAPILPFAEHSSLGCAICDPVIAVWCFLGGPSVHELKAGHRSSI